From Bombus huntii isolate Logan2020A chromosome 4, iyBomHunt1.1, whole genome shotgun sequence, one genomic window encodes:
- the LOC126864862 gene encoding cyclin-dependent kinases regulatory subunit-like isoform X1 codes for MPADQIQYSEKYNDDKYEYRHVILPVDLARHVPKTHLMSETEWRNLGVQQSPGWVHYMMHVPGIKIDMLVHEPHVLLFRRPRTDVLTNTRNTSFQREYQSVYCV; via the exons ATGCCAGCTGATCAAATACAATACTCTGAAAAATACAACGAtgataaatatgaatatag GCATGTTATTTTGCCAGTTGATTTAGCAAGACATGTTCCAAAAACTCATCTTATGTCAGAAACAGAATGGAGAAATTTAGGAGTTCAACAAAGTCCAGGCTGGGTACATTACATGATGCATGTACCAGGTATAAAAATAGACATGCTTGTACATG AACCACATGTACTACTGTTTCGTAGACCACGAACTGATGTTTTAACAAATACAAGAAACACCTCTTTTCAAAGGGAATATCAAAGTGTATATTGtgtttaa
- the LOC126864862 gene encoding cyclin-dependent kinases regulatory subunit-like isoform X2, which produces MPADQIQYSEKYNDDKYEYRHVILPVDLARHVPKTHLMSETEWRNLGVQQSPGWVHYMMHVPEPHVLLFRRPRTDVLTNTRNTSFQREYQSVYCV; this is translated from the exons ATGCCAGCTGATCAAATACAATACTCTGAAAAATACAACGAtgataaatatgaatatag GCATGTTATTTTGCCAGTTGATTTAGCAAGACATGTTCCAAAAACTCATCTTATGTCAGAAACAGAATGGAGAAATTTAGGAGTTCAACAAAGTCCAGGCTGGGTACATTACATGATGCATGTACCAG AACCACATGTACTACTGTTTCGTAGACCACGAACTGATGTTTTAACAAATACAAGAAACACCTCTTTTCAAAGGGAATATCAAAGTGTATATTGtgtttaa
- the LOC126864735 gene encoding cytochrome c oxidase subunit 5B, mitochondrial-like translates to MAWLCSRTIFQTCRRQFYRDAVRYTKEKKDTFPDPLELATGLEKRELLAAAAGDFDPYHMKAIEILRDSTKENPNLVPSAFKSRVVGCLCEEDTAHVNWMWLHEGQPRRCECGHWFKLTEVAPLG, encoded by the exons ATGGCATGGTTATGTAGTCGTACTATTTTTCAAACATGTCGACGACAATTTTACCGCGATGCTGTGAGATAtacaaaagagaagaaagaca CTTTTCCCGATCCGCTAGAACTAGCCACGGGTTTGGAAAAACGTGAGTTGCTTGCTGCTGCCGCTGGCGATTTT GATCCATATCATATGAAGGCCATAGAAATATTGCGTGATAGCACAAAGGAGAATCCAAATTTAGTACCAAGTGCATTCAAAAGTCGTGTTGTTGGTTGCCTTTGCGAAGAAGATACTGCACACGTGAATTGGATGTGGTTGCATGAAGGTCAACCACGCCGCTGTGAATGTGGTCATTGGTTTAAACTGACTGAAGTTGCTCCTTTAGGAtaa
- the LOC126864729 gene encoding LIM and senescent cell antigen-like-containing domain protein 1 isoform X1, translating into MPGVTGMSLDNMFCSRCREGFVPHEKIVNSNGELWHPQCFVCAQCFRPFPDGIFYEFEGYKYCEHDFHVLFAPCCEKCGEFVIGRVIKAMNANWHPGCFRCEECNGELADAGFIKCQGRALCHTCNARVKAGALGKYICHQCHGVIDDKPLRFRGELYHPYHFNCTACGIELNSDAREVNSRPGYAANEMNELYCLRCHDKMGIPICGACRRPIEERVVTALGKHWHVEHFVCAKCEKPFLGHRHYEKKGLAYCETHYHQLFGNLCFVCNQVISGDVFTALNKAWCVHHFACAFCDQKMNQKTKFFEFDLKPACKKCYDKFPQELKKRMRRMYDLNPKRLPA; encoded by the exons ATGCCAGG TGTTACAGGGATGTCTTTGGATAATATGTTCTGTTCTCGATGTAGAGAAGGTTTTGTGCCTCATGAAAAGATTGTTAATTCAAATGGAGAGCTATGGCATCCTCAATGCTTTGt atGCGCACAATGTTTCCGTCCATTCCCAGATGGAATATTCTATGAATTTGAAGGGTACAAATATTGTGAACATGATTTCCATGTCTTATTTGCACCTTGTTGTGAAAAATGCG GAGAATTTGTTATTGGCCGTGTAATAAAAGCAATGAATGCTAATTGGCACCCAGGATGTTTCCGTTGTGAAGAATGCAATGGTGAATTAGCTGATGCAGGATTTATTAAATGTCAGGGTAGAGCTTTATGCCATACGTGTAATGCACGTGTTAAGGCTGGGGCActtggaaaatatatttgtcatCAGTGCCA tgGTGTAATCGATGACAAACCTCTCCGTTTTCGCGGAGAACTCTATCATCCATATCATTTTAATTGTACTGCTTGTGGTATAGAACTTAATTCAGATGCTAGAGAGGTTAATTCTAGACCAGGATATGCTGCCAATGAAATG aatGAGCTATACTGTTTGAGATGTCATGATAAAATGGGAATTCCAATTTGCGGTGCATGTCGACGTCCGATTGAGGAACGAGTAGTAACTGCTCTAGGTAAACATTGGCATGTTGAACATTTTGTTTGTGCAAAATGTGAAAAGCCGTTTTTAGGTCATCGACATTACGAGAAAAAAGGTTTAGCTTATTGTGAAACACATTACCATCAACTTTTCGGTAATTTGTGTTTTGTATGTAATCAAGTAATTTCTGGCGATG TTTTTACAGCTTTGAATAAAGCATGGTGCGTACATCACTTCGCTTGTGCATTTTGCGATCAAAAAATGAATCAAAAAACtaaattttttgaatttgATTTAAAACCCGCCTGTAAAAAATGTTACGATAAATTTCCACAAGAATTGAAAAAACGTATGCGCCGAATGTATGATTTAAATCCTAAAAGACTACCAGCTTAA
- the LOC126864729 gene encoding LIM and senescent cell antigen-like-containing domain protein 1 isoform X2, which translates to MSLDNMFCSRCREGFVPHEKIVNSNGELWHPQCFVCAQCFRPFPDGIFYEFEGYKYCEHDFHVLFAPCCEKCGEFVIGRVIKAMNANWHPGCFRCEECNGELADAGFIKCQGRALCHTCNARVKAGALGKYICHQCHGVIDDKPLRFRGELYHPYHFNCTACGIELNSDAREVNSRPGYAANEMNELYCLRCHDKMGIPICGACRRPIEERVVTALGKHWHVEHFVCAKCEKPFLGHRHYEKKGLAYCETHYHQLFGNLCFVCNQVISGDVFTALNKAWCVHHFACAFCDQKMNQKTKFFEFDLKPACKKCYDKFPQELKKRMRRMYDLNPKRLPA; encoded by the exons ATGTCTTTGGATAATATGTTCTGTTCTCGATGTAGAGAAGGTTTTGTGCCTCATGAAAAGATTGTTAATTCAAATGGAGAGCTATGGCATCCTCAATGCTTTGt atGCGCACAATGTTTCCGTCCATTCCCAGATGGAATATTCTATGAATTTGAAGGGTACAAATATTGTGAACATGATTTCCATGTCTTATTTGCACCTTGTTGTGAAAAATGCG GAGAATTTGTTATTGGCCGTGTAATAAAAGCAATGAATGCTAATTGGCACCCAGGATGTTTCCGTTGTGAAGAATGCAATGGTGAATTAGCTGATGCAGGATTTATTAAATGTCAGGGTAGAGCTTTATGCCATACGTGTAATGCACGTGTTAAGGCTGGGGCActtggaaaatatatttgtcatCAGTGCCA tgGTGTAATCGATGACAAACCTCTCCGTTTTCGCGGAGAACTCTATCATCCATATCATTTTAATTGTACTGCTTGTGGTATAGAACTTAATTCAGATGCTAGAGAGGTTAATTCTAGACCAGGATATGCTGCCAATGAAATG aatGAGCTATACTGTTTGAGATGTCATGATAAAATGGGAATTCCAATTTGCGGTGCATGTCGACGTCCGATTGAGGAACGAGTAGTAACTGCTCTAGGTAAACATTGGCATGTTGAACATTTTGTTTGTGCAAAATGTGAAAAGCCGTTTTTAGGTCATCGACATTACGAGAAAAAAGGTTTAGCTTATTGTGAAACACATTACCATCAACTTTTCGGTAATTTGTGTTTTGTATGTAATCAAGTAATTTCTGGCGATG TTTTTACAGCTTTGAATAAAGCATGGTGCGTACATCACTTCGCTTGTGCATTTTGCGATCAAAAAATGAATCAAAAAACtaaattttttgaatttgATTTAAAACCCGCCTGTAAAAAATGTTACGATAAATTTCCACAAGAATTGAAAAAACGTATGCGCCGAATGTATGATTTAAATCCTAAAAGACTACCAGCTTAA
- the LOC126864730 gene encoding E3 SUMO-protein ligase RanBP2-like isoform X2, which yields MDKKTYKKYKRRIAQAVAKVDNKPPRFEVSAYYKPHNMRSDINRIREIDKQNIKLLRRMNIITRLRSNIDCWLPKIKYKSKLDNQEVKNTQVMKENKNLLRKIRRASTNYSTAEFIQDWKEMNMKMEHNRRYQKEPTTHTIGLQSPQDHCIITDLSLLKHINPSIRTKCFFEIEIQGDQKLGSIHFELYDDIVPRTCTNFAELCRGYNGLSYKNTPFHRIVSGYWCQGGDVTKLNGCGGKSIYGESFEHENYNLRHAGPGILSMCNETENTCNSKFNLTFRQLETVDGKNVVFGKVIAGLSNIYKISSFDGLDLRTRTIV from the exons ATGGAtaaaaaaacatataaaaaatataaacgaaGGATCGCACAAGCTGTAGCTAAAGTCGATAATAAGCCTCCAAGATTTGAAGTGTCCGCATATTACAAACCGCATAATATGAGAAGTGATATAAATCGAATAAGAGAAATCGACaagcaaaatataaaattgttaaggCGGATGAATATAATTACTCGATTAAGG TCAAATATCGATTGCTGGTTAccaaagataaaatataaatcaaaACTTGATAATCAGGAAGTAAAAAATACACAAGTcatgaaagaaaataaaaatttattacgaaaaATTCGTAGAGCAAGTACTAATTATTCTACTGCCGAGTTTATACAAGATTGGAAAGAAATGAACATGAAAATGGAACACAATAGAAG ATATCAGAAAGAACCTACAACACATACCATTGGATTGCAATCTCCACAAGATCATTGTATAATTACAGATTTATCATTGCTAAAACATATAAATCCATCTATTCGTACCAAATGTttttttgaaattgaaatccAAGGAGATCAGAAATTAGGATCCATTCATTTTGAACTTTATGATGATATTGTACCTCGAACATGTACAAATTTTGCGGAATTATGTCGTGGATATAATGGCTTATCGTACAa GAACACACCGTTTCATCGAATTGTATCCGGTTATTGGTGTCAAGGCGGAGACGTTACAAAACTTAACGGATGTGGAGGAAAGTCCATATATGGTGAATCATTTGAGCATGAGAATTACAACTTACGTCATGCTGGTCCCGGAATTTTGTCCATGTGTAATGAAACTGAAAATACATGCAATTCCAAATTTAATCTTACTTTTAGACAATTGGAAACAGTAGATGggaaaaatgtagtttttGGGAAAGTGATTGCAGGTCTCTCAAACATTTATAag ATATCGTCATTTGACGGCCTGGACCTACGGACAAGGACAATTGTGTAG
- the LOC126864730 gene encoding E3 SUMO-protein ligase RanBP2-like isoform X1 yields MDKKTYKKYKRRIAQAVAKVDNKPPRFEVSAYYKPHNMRSDINRIREIDKQNIKLLRRMNIITRLRSNIDCWLPKIKYKSKLDNQEVKNTQVMKENKNLLRKIRRASTNYSTAEFIQDWKEMNMKMEHNRRYQKEPTTHTIGLQSPQDHCIITDLSLLKHINPSIRTKCFFEIEIQGDQKLGSIHFELYDDIVPRTCTNFAELCRGYNGLSYKNTPFHRIVSGYWCQGGDVTKLNGCGGKSIYGESFEHENYNLRHAGPGILSMCNETENTCNSKFNLTFRQLETVDGKNVVFGKVIAGLSNIYKIEEFGTKTGKPFKTIIISNCGIISRYIKNR; encoded by the exons ATGGAtaaaaaaacatataaaaaatataaacgaaGGATCGCACAAGCTGTAGCTAAAGTCGATAATAAGCCTCCAAGATTTGAAGTGTCCGCATATTACAAACCGCATAATATGAGAAGTGATATAAATCGAATAAGAGAAATCGACaagcaaaatataaaattgttaaggCGGATGAATATAATTACTCGATTAAGG TCAAATATCGATTGCTGGTTAccaaagataaaatataaatcaaaACTTGATAATCAGGAAGTAAAAAATACACAAGTcatgaaagaaaataaaaatttattacgaaaaATTCGTAGAGCAAGTACTAATTATTCTACTGCCGAGTTTATACAAGATTGGAAAGAAATGAACATGAAAATGGAACACAATAGAAG ATATCAGAAAGAACCTACAACACATACCATTGGATTGCAATCTCCACAAGATCATTGTATAATTACAGATTTATCATTGCTAAAACATATAAATCCATCTATTCGTACCAAATGTttttttgaaattgaaatccAAGGAGATCAGAAATTAGGATCCATTCATTTTGAACTTTATGATGATATTGTACCTCGAACATGTACAAATTTTGCGGAATTATGTCGTGGATATAATGGCTTATCGTACAa GAACACACCGTTTCATCGAATTGTATCCGGTTATTGGTGTCAAGGCGGAGACGTTACAAAACTTAACGGATGTGGAGGAAAGTCCATATATGGTGAATCATTTGAGCATGAGAATTACAACTTACGTCATGCTGGTCCCGGAATTTTGTCCATGTGTAATGAAACTGAAAATACATGCAATTCCAAATTTAATCTTACTTTTAGACAATTGGAAACAGTAGATGggaaaaatgtagtttttGGGAAAGTGATTGCAGGTCTCTCAAACATTTATAag ATTGAAGAATTTGGTACAAAAACAGGAAAACCatttaaaacaataattaTATCCAACTGTGGTATTATAtcaagatatataaaaaatagataa
- the LOC126864726 gene encoding golgin-45 isoform X1, with amino-acid sequence MASISNSTKDEPQNKSQVTGWIKRTQGDGMENATAEKIEVKQTKCRLGETLIYHPTNLKQLSSTPPVMPNGPIVNLIPRHVNNAKHEKHILCSLKSKEPKFIPYEPYKAAVNPIIPYEKKNRRLQKSNVNVNMAVSRVAAMKLHETKVSNDLKTVDEDKSAESDWLIEKKAYEAEIQKLKEENSQLENQLKFQAQVNGELKNLLVAAVGEDLETKVHLLTEDKLQLARALLNSAQNLSTHQEQTEWLAGQCEVWRSKFLASSLMVEELAKWKAALCQRTTDLQEAIKRLLEDRNLIRDISLKTYRILSILRENFDHVGSVSCKRHVLPSTNIIDLVQGCCQLAEILKVQLLCGVENITLQREINITGLDMKTLAEKTAEQLLMNPKLLMSGRQDVACSAVMGAAVAIGGQIFLPRSDSNITCCPHCSGEIKQI; translated from the exons ATGGCCAGTATTTCAAATTCTACAAAAGATGAACCTCAAAATAAGTCACAAG TTACAGGCTGGATTAAACGTACGCAAGGTGATGGGATGGAAAATGCAACGGCTGAAAAAATTGAAGTTAAACAGACAAAGTGCCGTCTTGGTGAAACGTTAATTTATCATCCaacaaatttgaaacaattaagTTCAACTCCTCCAGTTATGCCAAATGGTCCAATAGTAAATTTAATACCAAGGCATGTTAATAATGCAAAACATGAGAAACATATTTTATGTTCATTAAAATCAAAGGAGCCAAAATTTATTCCTTATGAACCTTATAAAGCTGCAGTCAATCCAATCATTCCatatgaaaaaaagaatagaagaTTGCAAAAAAGTAATGTAAATGTGAATATGGCTGTCTCTCGAGTTGCTGCAATGAAACTTCATGAAACAAAGGTATCTAATGATTTAAAGACAGTAGATGAAGATAAGTCTGCAGAAAGTGATTGGTTGATAGAAAAAAAGGCATACGAAGCGGAAATACAAAAgcttaaagaagaaaatagtCAACTTGAAAATCAGTTGAAATTTCAAGCACAG GTTAAtggagaattaaaaaatttattagtaGCTGCTGTTGGAGAAGATCTTGAAACAAAAGTTCATTTATTGACTGAAGATAAATTGCAACTTGCTCGAGCTCTTTTAAATTCTGCTCAAAATTTATCAACCCATCAAGAACAAACAGAGTGGTTAGCAGGTCAATGTGAAGTCTGGAGGAGTAAATTCTTAGCCAGTAg CTTAATGGTTGAAGAACTTGCAAAATGGAAAGCAGCTCTTTGCCAAAGAACCACAGATCTCCAAGAAGCAATAAAAAGACTTCTAGAGGATCGAAATCTTATAAGAGATATATCCCTTAAAACATACAG GATACTTAGTATTTTGCGTGAAAATTTTGATCATGTTGGAAGTGTTTCTTGCAAGAGGCATGTATTACCAAGTACAAATATAATAGATTTAGTACAAGGCTGTTGTCAACTTGCAGAAATTCTAAAAGTTCAATTATTATGTGGTGTGGAAAACATTACTTTACaaagagaaattaatataactgGCTTAGATATGAAAACACTTGCCGAAAAGACTGCAGAACAA CTTCTTATGAATCCAAAGTTGCTCATGTCAGGAAGACAAGACGTAGCTTGTAGTGCAGTGATGGGAGCAGCTGTTGCAATTGGTGGCCAAATATTTCTTCCACGAAGTGATTCAAATATAACTTGTTGTCCTCATTGTAGTGgtgaaattaaacaaatataa
- the LOC126864726 gene encoding golgin-45 isoform X2, giving the protein MASISNSTKDEPQNKSQGWIKRTQGDGMENATAEKIEVKQTKCRLGETLIYHPTNLKQLSSTPPVMPNGPIVNLIPRHVNNAKHEKHILCSLKSKEPKFIPYEPYKAAVNPIIPYEKKNRRLQKSNVNVNMAVSRVAAMKLHETKVSNDLKTVDEDKSAESDWLIEKKAYEAEIQKLKEENSQLENQLKFQAQVNGELKNLLVAAVGEDLETKVHLLTEDKLQLARALLNSAQNLSTHQEQTEWLAGQCEVWRSKFLASSLMVEELAKWKAALCQRTTDLQEAIKRLLEDRNLIRDISLKTYRILSILRENFDHVGSVSCKRHVLPSTNIIDLVQGCCQLAEILKVQLLCGVENITLQREINITGLDMKTLAEKTAEQLLMNPKLLMSGRQDVACSAVMGAAVAIGGQIFLPRSDSNITCCPHCSGEIKQI; this is encoded by the exons ATGGCCAGTATTTCAAATTCTACAAAAGATGAACCTCAAAATAAGTCACAAG GCTGGATTAAACGTACGCAAGGTGATGGGATGGAAAATGCAACGGCTGAAAAAATTGAAGTTAAACAGACAAAGTGCCGTCTTGGTGAAACGTTAATTTATCATCCaacaaatttgaaacaattaagTTCAACTCCTCCAGTTATGCCAAATGGTCCAATAGTAAATTTAATACCAAGGCATGTTAATAATGCAAAACATGAGAAACATATTTTATGTTCATTAAAATCAAAGGAGCCAAAATTTATTCCTTATGAACCTTATAAAGCTGCAGTCAATCCAATCATTCCatatgaaaaaaagaatagaagaTTGCAAAAAAGTAATGTAAATGTGAATATGGCTGTCTCTCGAGTTGCTGCAATGAAACTTCATGAAACAAAGGTATCTAATGATTTAAAGACAGTAGATGAAGATAAGTCTGCAGAAAGTGATTGGTTGATAGAAAAAAAGGCATACGAAGCGGAAATACAAAAgcttaaagaagaaaatagtCAACTTGAAAATCAGTTGAAATTTCAAGCACAG GTTAAtggagaattaaaaaatttattagtaGCTGCTGTTGGAGAAGATCTTGAAACAAAAGTTCATTTATTGACTGAAGATAAATTGCAACTTGCTCGAGCTCTTTTAAATTCTGCTCAAAATTTATCAACCCATCAAGAACAAACAGAGTGGTTAGCAGGTCAATGTGAAGTCTGGAGGAGTAAATTCTTAGCCAGTAg CTTAATGGTTGAAGAACTTGCAAAATGGAAAGCAGCTCTTTGCCAAAGAACCACAGATCTCCAAGAAGCAATAAAAAGACTTCTAGAGGATCGAAATCTTATAAGAGATATATCCCTTAAAACATACAG GATACTTAGTATTTTGCGTGAAAATTTTGATCATGTTGGAAGTGTTTCTTGCAAGAGGCATGTATTACCAAGTACAAATATAATAGATTTAGTACAAGGCTGTTGTCAACTTGCAGAAATTCTAAAAGTTCAATTATTATGTGGTGTGGAAAACATTACTTTACaaagagaaattaatataactgGCTTAGATATGAAAACACTTGCCGAAAAGACTGCAGAACAA CTTCTTATGAATCCAAAGTTGCTCATGTCAGGAAGACAAGACGTAGCTTGTAGTGCAGTGATGGGAGCAGCTGTTGCAATTGGTGGCCAAATATTTCTTCCACGAAGTGATTCAAATATAACTTGTTGTCCTCATTGTAGTGgtgaaattaaacaaatataa
- the LOC126864726 gene encoding golgin-45 isoform X3, protein MENATAEKIEVKQTKCRLGETLIYHPTNLKQLSSTPPVMPNGPIVNLIPRHVNNAKHEKHILCSLKSKEPKFIPYEPYKAAVNPIIPYEKKNRRLQKSNVNVNMAVSRVAAMKLHETKVSNDLKTVDEDKSAESDWLIEKKAYEAEIQKLKEENSQLENQLKFQAQVNGELKNLLVAAVGEDLETKVHLLTEDKLQLARALLNSAQNLSTHQEQTEWLAGQCEVWRSKFLASSLMVEELAKWKAALCQRTTDLQEAIKRLLEDRNLIRDISLKTYRILSILRENFDHVGSVSCKRHVLPSTNIIDLVQGCCQLAEILKVQLLCGVENITLQREINITGLDMKTLAEKTAEQLLMNPKLLMSGRQDVACSAVMGAAVAIGGQIFLPRSDSNITCCPHCSGEIKQI, encoded by the exons ATGGAAAATGCAACGGCTGAAAAAATTGAAGTTAAACAGACAAAGTGCCGTCTTGGTGAAACGTTAATTTATCATCCaacaaatttgaaacaattaagTTCAACTCCTCCAGTTATGCCAAATGGTCCAATAGTAAATTTAATACCAAGGCATGTTAATAATGCAAAACATGAGAAACATATTTTATGTTCATTAAAATCAAAGGAGCCAAAATTTATTCCTTATGAACCTTATAAAGCTGCAGTCAATCCAATCATTCCatatgaaaaaaagaatagaagaTTGCAAAAAAGTAATGTAAATGTGAATATGGCTGTCTCTCGAGTTGCTGCAATGAAACTTCATGAAACAAAGGTATCTAATGATTTAAAGACAGTAGATGAAGATAAGTCTGCAGAAAGTGATTGGTTGATAGAAAAAAAGGCATACGAAGCGGAAATACAAAAgcttaaagaagaaaatagtCAACTTGAAAATCAGTTGAAATTTCAAGCACAG GTTAAtggagaattaaaaaatttattagtaGCTGCTGTTGGAGAAGATCTTGAAACAAAAGTTCATTTATTGACTGAAGATAAATTGCAACTTGCTCGAGCTCTTTTAAATTCTGCTCAAAATTTATCAACCCATCAAGAACAAACAGAGTGGTTAGCAGGTCAATGTGAAGTCTGGAGGAGTAAATTCTTAGCCAGTAg CTTAATGGTTGAAGAACTTGCAAAATGGAAAGCAGCTCTTTGCCAAAGAACCACAGATCTCCAAGAAGCAATAAAAAGACTTCTAGAGGATCGAAATCTTATAAGAGATATATCCCTTAAAACATACAG GATACTTAGTATTTTGCGTGAAAATTTTGATCATGTTGGAAGTGTTTCTTGCAAGAGGCATGTATTACCAAGTACAAATATAATAGATTTAGTACAAGGCTGTTGTCAACTTGCAGAAATTCTAAAAGTTCAATTATTATGTGGTGTGGAAAACATTACTTTACaaagagaaattaatataactgGCTTAGATATGAAAACACTTGCCGAAAAGACTGCAGAACAA CTTCTTATGAATCCAAAGTTGCTCATGTCAGGAAGACAAGACGTAGCTTGTAGTGCAGTGATGGGAGCAGCTGTTGCAATTGGTGGCCAAATATTTCTTCCACGAAGTGATTCAAATATAACTTGTTGTCCTCATTGTAGTGgtgaaattaaacaaatataa